A DNA window from Desulfomicrobium macestii contains the following coding sequences:
- a CDS encoding YebC/PmpR family DNA-binding transcriptional regulator, which produces MAGHSKWKNIQHRKGRQDLKRGKMFTKVSKEIILAAKGGGDPDMNARLRAAIDAAKAVNLPKDKIETAIKKGTGELASEALEEIMYEGYAPGGVAILIEAVTDNRNRTVAEVRHILSKNGGSMGAAGCVAWMFDTKGVFAFDKEKYTEDQLLEAGLEGGVEDVLDDDDSWQVLCAAEDFHNARSAFEAAGIEIMSAGLNRIPQTTVAVDVETGRKVMKLYDALDDNDDVQNVYANFELPAELLAEM; this is translated from the coding sequence ATGGCAGGACATAGTAAATGGAAGAATATCCAGCACCGCAAGGGACGCCAGGATCTGAAGCGCGGCAAGATGTTCACCAAGGTCAGTAAGGAGATCATTCTGGCGGCCAAGGGCGGCGGCGATCCGGACATGAACGCCCGCCTGCGTGCGGCCATTGACGCCGCCAAGGCCGTGAACCTGCCCAAGGACAAGATCGAGACGGCCATCAAGAAGGGTACGGGCGAGCTGGCTTCCGAGGCCCTCGAAGAGATCATGTACGAAGGATACGCTCCTGGCGGCGTGGCCATTCTCATTGAGGCGGTCACGGACAACAGGAACCGTACCGTGGCCGAAGTGCGCCACATCCTGAGCAAGAACGGCGGCTCCATGGGCGCGGCCGGTTGCGTGGCCTGGATGTTCGACACGAAAGGCGTCTTTGCCTTCGACAAGGAAAAGTACACCGAGGACCAACTTCTTGAAGCCGGGCTTGAGGGCGGCGTCGAGGACGTGCTCGATGACGACGATTCCTGGCAGGTTCTGTGCGCGGCCGAGGATTTCCATAACGCCAGAAGCGCTTTCGAGGCGGCGGGCATCGAGATCATGAGCGCGGGGCTGAACCGCATCCCGCAGACCACGGTGGCCGTCGATGTCGAGACCGGCCGCAAGGTCATGAAACTCTATGACGCGCTGGACGACAACGATGACGTCCAGAACGTGTACGCCAATTTCGAGCTGCCGGCTGAACTCCTGGCGGAGATGTAG
- a CDS encoding RlmE family RNA methyltransferase, which produces MKQYRDYYFKKAKQDNYPARSVYKLQEMDKAHKLLRQGQKVLDLGACPGSWTLYAAERVGAGGRVLGIDLNMPDTRFPEQVTFLQEDIFARTPLFLGHLQALAPFDVVMSDMAPKTTGSKFTDQARSIQLVEAAFGVAEEWLVSGGTFIAKVFEGPDVQPFVQSLKVRFAKVGMFKPKSSRAESKEIFILGLGFVPAASEAPPA; this is translated from the coding sequence ATGAAACAATACCGCGATTACTATTTCAAAAAGGCCAAGCAGGACAATTATCCTGCCCGCTCCGTATACAAGCTTCAGGAAATGGACAAGGCGCACAAGCTCTTGCGCCAGGGCCAGAAAGTGCTTGATCTTGGAGCCTGCCCCGGTTCCTGGACCCTTTACGCCGCCGAACGCGTCGGCGCGGGCGGTCGGGTGCTGGGCATCGACCTGAACATGCCGGATACCCGCTTCCCGGAACAGGTGACTTTCCTGCAGGAAGACATCTTTGCCCGCACTCCTCTTTTTCTCGGGCATTTGCAGGCGCTTGCCCCTTTCGACGTAGTCATGAGCGACATGGCCCCCAAGACGACGGGTTCCAAGTTCACTGATCAGGCCCGCTCCATCCAGCTGGTGGAGGCGGCCTTCGGCGTGGCCGAGGAATGGCTGGTTTCCGGCGGCACCTTCATTGCCAAGGTTTTCGAAGGTCCGGACGTGCAGCCCTTTGTGCAGTCTCTTAAAGTCCGTTTCGCCAAGGTCGGCATGTTCAAGCCCAAAAGCAGCCGGGCGGAGAGCAAGGAAATATTCATCCTGGGTTTGGGTTTTGTTCCCGCGGCCAGCGAGGCCCCGCCCGCATAA
- a CDS encoding glycosyltransferase family protein — MKNELGISTSLPAGEQYLHLHGEGEDLLITCPGPEPGLCARHTGGRGRVMLLRVPQIEGQMPEAWHAALPSDWEEVTLAQAHSLLPGMRVLHYAPASRLFPSIFAPLMARIDPAPPIPPASNLWLPGPKNALIIPELAHAAKDLGLDSRRLPASLSPQDLRRLLDQERPSLFLSVNFHGLDPYGENQALLQAAGVPMAVWCVDNPLHLLTGQKNQLWKDVTLYVTDDWFVEPLRGMGADVRHLPLGASPRFFAPGRPCPSGNDLTFVGRSAFPDKDRFFAACRIPQELEKRALAMAGREAHFGWWSRHLPELALWPGNDVRIIGLGAETASAAWRRECLAALAKEIDLTIVGDEQWQALLPGTSIQPPVDYYSGLADTYRNASFSLNLTSLLLPQGLTQRHFDVWACGGFLLTDNTPGMNIFPRELAQAVTFSSPKEAAELLRALAADPKRKEDLRRAWQMHVLEEHGYCRRLASITRDIIPSSSTTENPCSPWT; from the coding sequence TTGAAAAACGAACTGGGGATTTCTACATCGCTCCCCGCAGGAGAGCAATATCTTCATCTCCATGGCGAAGGCGAGGACCTGCTCATCACCTGTCCCGGACCGGAACCCGGCCTCTGCGCCCGTCATACGGGCGGCAGGGGCCGCGTCATGCTGCTGCGCGTGCCGCAGATCGAAGGCCAGATGCCCGAGGCCTGGCATGCGGCCCTGCCTTCCGACTGGGAAGAAGTCACCCTCGCGCAGGCGCACAGCCTGCTGCCTGGCATGCGCGTGCTCCATTACGCCCCGGCAAGCCGCCTCTTTCCTTCCATTTTCGCGCCCCTGATGGCCAGGATCGACCCTGCCCCGCCGATCCCGCCCGCCAGCAATCTCTGGCTGCCCGGACCAAAAAACGCCCTTATCATCCCGGAACTGGCCCATGCGGCCAAGGACCTGGGTCTTGATTCCAGGCGCCTGCCGGCAAGCCTCTCGCCTCAAGACCTGCGCCGTCTGCTGGATCAGGAGCGCCCAAGCCTGTTTCTGAGCGTCAACTTCCACGGCCTGGACCCGTACGGGGAAAATCAGGCCCTGCTGCAGGCCGCGGGCGTTCCCATGGCCGTATGGTGCGTGGACAACCCGCTGCACCTGCTTACCGGCCAGAAGAATCAGCTCTGGAAAGACGTGACATTATACGTCACCGACGACTGGTTCGTCGAGCCCCTGCGCGGCATGGGCGCAGACGTGCGGCATCTGCCTCTGGGCGCGAGCCCGCGCTTCTTTGCCCCCGGGCGGCCCTGCCCTTCAGGAAACGACCTGACCTTTGTCGGCCGCTCGGCTTTCCCGGACAAGGACCGCTTCTTCGCGGCCTGCCGCATCCCGCAGGAGCTGGAAAAAAGGGCCCTGGCCATGGCCGGGCGGGAGGCCCATTTCGGATGGTGGAGCCGGCATCTGCCTGAACTTGCGTTGTGGCCCGGAAACGACGTGCGGATCATCGGCCTTGGCGCGGAAACGGCTTCGGCCGCCTGGCGGCGGGAATGTCTCGCCGCCCTTGCGAAAGAAATCGACCTGACGATTGTCGGCGACGAGCAGTGGCAAGCCCTGCTGCCCGGAACCAGCATCCAGCCCCCCGTGGACTACTACTCGGGGCTGGCCGATACATACCGCAACGCGTCCTTTTCCCTGAACCTGACCAGCCTGCTCCTGCCCCAAGGCCTGACCCAGCGCCATTTCGACGTCTGGGCCTGCGGCGGCTTCCTGCTCACGGACAACACGCCCGGCATGAATATTTTTCCACGGGAACTGGCCCAGGCCGTGACCTTCAGCTCACCGAAAGAAGCGGCGGAACTCCTGCGCGCCCTGGCCGCCGACCCGAAACGCAAGGAAGATCTGCGCCGCGCCTGGCAAATGCATGTCCTGGAAGAGCATGGCTATTGCCGCAGGCTGGCAAGCATCACGCGCGATATCATCCCCTCATCCTCGACCACGGAGAATCCATGCAGCCCCTGGACGTAA
- a CDS encoding glycosyltransferase family 2 protein has translation MQPLDVSLITYTYNDGHFVDGLLDEIPSWTHRPSEIVIFDDGSSTPYSPPSTTIPTRVFRHDTNRGITVTKHEAISAGSSPFLLAMDCDTRISPNWLETNLAHVQQSDIGMVSGPVIYLSGNDLVSRFQRYFGDNHNLEITGPVDFIPGNAFLMRREIWEQCEGMAGHHRNVCEDHFLCQKIRQRGMKLWIDAKARARQIRRINRIAMLKRYWKWCHAPIKKEAEQQQDIPRYLQHALITPHADRLKFSIEREELLFIYIEMLYASFIVLDVLDHLILNNRQASVQKAAWWSELSSIVRQYPLMYALLRSDLAQLGQTPVPGWEPSQRNPWSQAFEALRAIEPSGVYDWLNRSGVPSMLAEEESLNYDFSFYEDELFCPSTRRS, from the coding sequence ATGCAGCCCCTGGACGTAAGCCTGATCACATATACCTATAATGACGGCCATTTTGTCGACGGCCTTCTGGATGAGATTCCCAGTTGGACGCATCGCCCCTCGGAAATAGTCATCTTCGACGACGGATCTTCCACTCCGTATTCTCCACCGTCCACCACCATCCCCACCCGGGTGTTTCGGCACGACACCAACCGCGGCATAACCGTGACAAAACATGAAGCCATCTCGGCAGGATCTTCCCCCTTCCTCCTGGCCATGGACTGCGACACCAGGATTTCGCCAAACTGGCTTGAAACCAATCTGGCGCACGTTCAGCAGTCGGATATCGGCATGGTTTCGGGCCCGGTCATCTACTTGTCTGGCAACGATCTCGTGTCCAGATTCCAGCGGTATTTCGGCGACAATCACAATCTGGAAATAACGGGACCAGTCGATTTCATCCCGGGAAACGCGTTTCTGATGCGCCGGGAAATCTGGGAACAGTGCGAAGGCATGGCGGGCCACCATCGCAACGTTTGCGAAGATCATTTCTTGTGTCAAAAGATCAGGCAACGGGGCATGAAATTGTGGATCGATGCCAAGGCCAGGGCACGACAAATCAGGCGCATCAATAGAATTGCGATGCTCAAGCGCTATTGGAAATGGTGCCATGCCCCCATCAAAAAAGAAGCGGAACAACAGCAGGACATCCCGAGGTATCTCCAGCACGCACTGATAACACCCCATGCCGACAGACTGAAATTTTCCATTGAACGTGAAGAGCTTTTGTTCATCTACATCGAGATGCTCTATGCCAGCTTCATTGTCCTGGACGTATTGGACCACTTGATTCTCAATAATCGCCAGGCATCCGTCCAGAAAGCCGCCTGGTGGTCCGAGCTTTCCAGTATCGTCAGGCAATACCCGCTCATGTACGCGCTTCTTCGTTCAGACCTGGCCCAACTGGGACAGACGCCGGTTCCGGGATGGGAGCCGAGTCAACGAAATCCATGGTCGCAAGCATTCGAAGCGTTGCGGGCGATAGAACCCAGCGGGGTATATGACTGGCTTAACAGGTCGGGAGTACCGTCCATGCTCGCCGAGGAAGAATCCTTGAACTATGATTTTTCATTTTACGAGGACGAACTCTTTTGCCCATCTACGCGCCGAAGCTGA